GTCCCGGACGACCTCGAAGCCGAACTCGAGGCGTACCTCGACGAGGAGCGCCTCGACCGGAGCACGGCGGTCCGAAAGCTCCTCTCCGAAGGGCTCGAAGCGTGGCGGACGGAGCGCGCGCTCGAACGCTTCGCCGACGGTGACGTTTCACTTATAAAAGGTGCCGAACTCGCGGACCTGTCGGTCTGGGAGTTCGCCGACCTCGTCGAGGAGGCCGACGACGCGTGGATCTCGGCCGACCATCTCGAAGCCGACCTCGACGAGCTGTGAGCTGGGTCTTCGACGCGACGCCGCTGATCTACCTCGCGAAGGTGGAGCGGCTCGATGTGGTCGAGCCGTTGGACGAGCCGCGGGTCGTCCCGGAGGCCGTCTACCGAGAAGTCGTGACGGCCGGCGTTGAACAGGGGTACGACGACGCGCGCCGGATCGAGCGCGCCGTGGAGGACGGCCTGATCGATGTCGTCGCGGTCGACACCGACGACTCGCCGGTCGCGACGCGACTCGCGCGGCATCCGGGACTGAGCGACGCCGACGCCGCGGTCTTGGCCTGCGCGGACGCCCGCGATGCGATCGCTGTGATGGACGAGTCCGCTGGACGCTCCGCCGCCGAGGTGGAAGATGTCGAGACGCGCGGGACCGCATACCTCATTCTCGCCGCCGTGAGAGACGGCGCGCTGTCGACGGCGGAGGGCCGTGACGCCATCGACGCGATGATCGATCGCGGCTGGTACGTCGCGCCGGACGTGTACACGAAAATCGTCGAGAAGTTGGAGTCGTTCGAGTAACGACTATCACAGTTCGTGAGAGAGACACCGATATGGCATCGTCGCTCCCGCTATCGGAGGAGGAAAAAGAACGAATGCGGCGCGGGCGAGTCAGTTCCGGGGTCGCGACCGAGGAAGCAGACATCGACCAGATACTCTACGGCTGAGTTCGGGCGTCGATCTACTCCTCGTTGGTAGTTTCCTCATTGGTCTCACCTTCCGCCCGCAACGTC
This genomic window from Halorubrum sp. PV6 contains:
- a CDS encoding DUF3368 domain-containing protein; amino-acid sequence: MSWVFDATPLIYLAKVERLDVVEPLDEPRVVPEAVYREVVTAGVEQGYDDARRIERAVEDGLIDVVAVDTDDSPVATRLARHPGLSDADAAVLACADARDAIAVMDESAGRSAAEVEDVETRGTAYLILAAVRDGALSTAEGRDAIDAMIDRGWYVAPDVYTKIVEKLESFE